The Hyphococcus flavus genome contains a region encoding:
- a CDS encoding Trm112 family protein, with the protein MADTNKPDNRAAVDPKLLEILVCPQTKGPLVFDRENNELHSKKAALAYPIRDGVPIMLTDEARPLNDDEMRKL; encoded by the coding sequence ATGGCCGACACAAACAAACCCGACAATCGTGCTGCGGTCGACCCCAAGCTCTTGGAGATTCTGGTCTGTCCGCAAACGAAAGGGCCGCTCGTTTTTGACCGGGAGAATAACGAATTGCATAGCAAAAAAGCGGCGCTCGCGTATCCCATTCGCGACGGCGTACCTATTATGTTGACGGATGAAGCCCGGCCCCTGAACGATGATGAGATGCGCAAGCTATAA
- a CDS encoding GNAT family N-acetyltransferase, whose protein sequence is MSHIAATSEKASEIRAELLSADVNQFDERLLSAWRRLAGDLAEENPFYESWALVPALQSYADKKVRLACIWSGDELLALLPVRASRGYARLPVAHWKSWIYPHCYFTTPLVKRGAVAAALSSLMALLCDGDEARDFLSLSRIDCEGNLLKTAEKTVQMAGRSMYETHRIGRAILRSGASAEATLAVHVRKKKRKELKRLRNRLEELGHVHVREYSGNDNLDQWIEAFLALEDNGWKRKRRTSLKAHEADEYWFREAISAASIAGKLHFIRIDLDDRPIAMLVSLIANGAGYSLKICHDPDFARYSPGVMIEIEAMRSLLERDDFLFMDSCASPDHSMINGLWRARRDLTTLNISGSGLRRRTITGLCRRLEGVRAKVSKGRK, encoded by the coding sequence ATGTCTCATATCGCGGCAACTTCAGAAAAAGCGTCCGAAATCCGCGCGGAATTGCTCAGCGCGGATGTTAACCAGTTTGATGAGAGATTGCTGTCCGCATGGCGACGTCTCGCTGGCGATCTTGCTGAAGAAAACCCGTTCTATGAATCATGGGCGCTCGTGCCGGCGCTTCAGTCTTATGCTGATAAAAAGGTTCGCCTCGCATGCATCTGGTCAGGCGATGAATTGCTTGCGCTTCTGCCGGTTCGCGCTTCGCGCGGCTATGCGCGGCTTCCTGTCGCGCATTGGAAAAGCTGGATCTATCCCCATTGTTATTTCACGACGCCGTTGGTCAAGCGCGGCGCCGTAGCGGCTGCGTTATCATCCCTGATGGCTCTTTTGTGTGATGGTGATGAAGCGCGGGACTTTTTATCGCTCTCTCGCATCGATTGTGAGGGGAACCTGCTGAAGACGGCTGAAAAAACCGTGCAAATGGCCGGACGGTCTATGTATGAAACGCATCGTATTGGACGCGCCATTTTGCGATCAGGCGCTTCGGCCGAGGCGACGCTTGCGGTTCATGTGCGGAAAAAAAAGCGAAAAGAACTGAAGCGTCTGCGCAACCGGCTGGAGGAATTGGGCCATGTTCACGTGCGTGAATATTCAGGAAACGATAACCTCGATCAGTGGATCGAGGCTTTTCTGGCCCTCGAAGACAATGGCTGGAAAAGAAAACGGCGTACGTCCTTAAAAGCACATGAAGCGGATGAATACTGGTTTCGCGAGGCAATTTCCGCCGCCAGCATTGCGGGTAAGCTGCACTTCATACGAATTGATCTGGATGACCGGCCGATCGCCATGCTCGTCAGCCTGATCGCTAACGGGGCGGGGTATTCTCTGAAGATCTGTCACGACCCTGATTTCGCCAGATATTCGCCTGGCGTCATGATCGAAATCGAAGCCATGCGGTCACTGCTGGAAAGAGACGATTTTCTCTTTATGGACTCGTGCGCTTCGCCTGATCACTCCATGATCAACGGTCTCTGGCGCGCGCGACGGGACCTCACAACACTGAATATAAGCGGCAGTGGGCTGAGGAGGCGTACTATCACAGGGCTTTGCAGACGTCTGGAAGGCGTGCGCGCAAAAGTGTCGAAAGGGCGGAAATGA